Proteins encoded by one window of Anaerobranca californiensis DSM 14826:
- a CDS encoding Cof-type HAD-IIB family hydrolase, with protein sequence MFKLIALDIDGTLINSDGKISIVNKKIIKTAQNQGYLITLNTGRSFYSAYRYAEELGIDIPIITANGTLIRDPKTFEVKYQLNFPQNIALNIARYLSEKKGISCQGYHLEGILLSGVGLVGLAKLSSKNGLLSFKRLIGMYEESKRSKTLRVKDFVNAVANHGIQKFFVAAKADTGKEIEKELANFPCTVETHYEGANGYLEIIPQGASKGEGLKKLASMYNISLEETIAVGDSANDVSMFQVAGLSVAMANGTKYAKSHAKHITFSNVDDGVAAVIKEFMLTPVKDFKFIKKAQ encoded by the coding sequence ATGTTTAAATTAATTGCATTGGATATAGATGGGACTTTAATAAACAGTGATGGGAAAATATCAATTGTTAATAAAAAAATTATTAAAACTGCCCAAAACCAAGGGTACTTGATAACATTAAACACCGGGAGAAGTTTTTATTCAGCTTATAGATATGCCGAAGAACTAGGGATAGATATACCTATAATAACAGCCAATGGAACTTTAATTAGGGACCCTAAAACCTTTGAAGTTAAGTATCAGCTAAATTTTCCACAGAATATAGCTTTAAACATCGCCCGTTATCTATCGGAGAAAAAGGGCATTTCTTGTCAAGGCTATCATTTAGAAGGAATACTTTTATCAGGGGTTGGTTTAGTAGGGTTAGCTAAATTATCAAGTAAAAATGGATTACTATCTTTTAAAAGACTAATAGGGATGTATGAAGAAAGTAAAAGAAGTAAAACTTTAAGGGTTAAAGACTTTGTCAATGCTGTTGCCAATCATGGGATTCAGAAGTTTTTTGTTGCAGCTAAGGCTGATACAGGAAAGGAAATAGAAAAGGAACTGGCGAATTTTCCTTGTACCGTAGAAACCCATTATGAAGGGGCAAATGGTTATTTAGAAATAATTCCCCAGGGAGCATCTAAAGGAGAAGGATTAAAAAAATTGGCTAGTATGTATAATATATCATTAGAAGAAACTATTGCTGTGGGAGATAGTGCCAATGATGTTTCAATGTTTCAAGTAGCCGGTCTTTCTGTGGCAATGGCCAATGGGACAAAATATGCCAAAAGTCATGCTAAACATATAACCTTTAGTAATGTGGATGACGGAGTAGCTGCGGTAATAAAAGAATTTATGTTAACACCAGTTAAAGATTTTAAATTTATTAAAAAAGCCCAATAA
- a CDS encoding folate family ECF transporter S component produces the protein MQIFNWFVETLSSNFYFQVAVFTAIFALFSYFSKGKTPSTAMNKTYSLTLASLLIALSIVLTRFASAVIPLGGLPALRIGLGPIPIIIASLVLGPKWGFAVGAVADVVGVTLFPQGSPIFLIFVAQGLYGVLPHYFKLLFKGHSFINFLFTVSLTQLITGFITTIGLAHAFGWPFWQAYFLRLPTQLTLMILYSITVFLLNKIIQPVVAHRLVTHRR, from the coding sequence ATGCAAATTTTTAACTGGTTTGTAGAAACACTAAGTAGTAATTTCTATTTTCAAGTAGCAGTATTTACTGCCATCTTCGCCTTATTTTCCTATTTTTCTAAAGGGAAAACTCCATCTACGGCAATGAATAAAACCTATTCCTTAACATTAGCCTCTTTGCTCATCGCATTGAGTATTGTTTTAACAAGGTTCGCTAGTGCCGTAATACCTCTAGGGGGATTACCTGCTTTGCGGATTGGGTTAGGACCTATTCCTATTATCATTGCCAGTTTAGTATTAGGCCCTAAGTGGGGATTTGCCGTGGGAGCTGTGGCCGATGTGGTAGGAGTCACTTTATTTCCACAGGGCTCACCGATCTTTTTAATCTTTGTTGCCCAAGGACTTTATGGTGTTTTACCCCACTATTTTAAACTATTATTTAAAGGACACTCTTTTATAAATTTCCTTTTTACAGTATCTTTAACACAGCTAATTACAGGATTTATAACTACTATAGGTCTTGCCCACGCCTTTGGCTGGCCTTTTTGGCAAGCTTATTTCCTTAGATTACCTACCCAATTAACTTTAATGATCCTGTATTCCATTACTGTCTTTCTTTTAAACAAAATTATTCAGCCTGTAGTAGCCCATAGATTAGTCACCCATAGGAGGTAA
- the dapF gene encoding diaminopimelate epimerase, which produces MILEFTKMHGLGNDFIIIDNLEDKRLNWSKLAENLCQRNTGIGADGLVLVNPSHNGDYKMVIYNSDGSLAQMCGNAIRCFGKYLYEKGYTKEEKLSIDTDSGVKILYLTVDNGVVQSVKVDMGSPIFQPELIPVNAPNSADIKIQVAQRELTITAISMGNPHAVIFVEDLKNYPVNELGPLIENHPLFPQKINVEFVQIKDDQTLAIRVWERGVGETQACGTGACAAFVASVLKGKVKFHGEVHLLGGILTITYDGNKVYKEGPAAFVFEGKVEIDSSYKLI; this is translated from the coding sequence TTGATCTTAGAATTCACTAAAATGCATGGATTAGGCAATGATTTTATAATCATTGATAACTTAGAAGATAAAAGATTAAATTGGTCAAAGTTAGCAGAAAATCTTTGTCAGAGAAATACAGGTATTGGTGCAGATGGATTGGTACTAGTAAACCCTTCCCATAACGGAGATTATAAAATGGTAATATATAACTCCGATGGCAGCTTAGCTCAAATGTGTGGAAATGCCATCCGTTGTTTTGGAAAATACCTTTATGAAAAAGGATATACAAAAGAAGAAAAATTATCTATCGATACCGATTCAGGTGTAAAAATCCTTTATTTAACAGTGGATAATGGGGTAGTTCAATCAGTGAAGGTAGATATGGGTTCCCCTATTTTTCAGCCTGAACTAATACCCGTCAATGCCCCCAATAGTGCTGATATTAAAATTCAAGTTGCTCAACGGGAATTAACTATAACAGCTATTTCCATGGGCAATCCCCATGCCGTCATTTTTGTAGAGGATTTAAAAAATTACCCTGTAAATGAACTAGGACCTTTAATTGAAAATCATCCCCTATTTCCCCAAAAGATCAATGTGGAATTTGTCCAAATAAAAGATGATCAAACTTTAGCTATTCGGGTATGGGAGAGGGGAGTAGGAGAAACTCAAGCCTGTGGAACTGGGGCCTGTGCAGCATTTGTTGCCAGTGTTTTAAAGGGAAAGGTAAAATTTCACGGTGAAGTACATTTATTAGGGGGAATTTTAACAATAACTTATGATGGCAATAAGGTTTATAAAGAAGGGCCGGCTGCCTTTGTCTTTGAAGGAAAGGTAGAAATAGACAGTAGTTATAAACTAATTTAA
- a CDS encoding spore germination protein, with protein sequence MKKPIKLKGLNKLDNKIKDIEKITEEELKGIDLENDLEKNIQRIDAIFQRCDDLSKRDLNVGGRKKGILYFLNGITDQKSIVNYIINPIMKHEGIVEDPSQSLDKYLEDCLLVNHSVEKVFNLYQGVTGILQGKALLLLDGYNTGYVFEVREYPGRDVQEPITQTLVRGPREGFTENLIDNLALIRKRVKTPDLKIERFELGHLTKTSVAIAYIENLIDPKVLEEVKVRLTAIEIDAVIDSSAIEQLIEDSSFSPFPQIGNTERPDAVAASLIEGRVCIVVDGSPFVLIVPQVLVDMLHITEDYYERFYFSTAIRLLRYLAFALSLLGPSLYVAITTFHHEMIPTKLLVSIAAARQGVPFPAVLEALMMEIAFEALREAGVRLPKPVGQAVSIVGALVIGEAAVQAGLVSQIMVIVVAGTGIASFTVPAFNIGIAIRLLKIPILLLSSVLGLFGVSIAVIAISIHLSTLRSFGVPYLSPIAPLTLQDNKDVLLRGPIWWINQRPTYIVKNNVVKLKGSKAMKPHKPKAEEGNNEG encoded by the coding sequence ATGAAAAAACCTATTAAATTAAAAGGGTTAAATAAGTTAGATAATAAAATTAAAGACATAGAAAAAATTACTGAAGAAGAATTAAAAGGAATAGATTTAGAAAATGATTTAGAAAAAAATATCCAAAGGATAGATGCTATTTTTCAACGTTGTGATGATTTAAGTAAAAGGGATTTAAATGTAGGTGGAAGGAAAAAAGGGATCCTCTACTTTCTAAATGGTATAACTGATCAAAAATCTATAGTTAATTATATAATTAATCCTATAATGAAACATGAAGGTATAGTAGAAGATCCATCTCAAAGTTTAGATAAGTACTTAGAAGATTGTTTATTAGTCAATCATTCAGTAGAAAAAGTTTTTAATTTGTACCAAGGAGTTACAGGGATCCTTCAGGGAAAAGCTCTACTACTATTAGACGGCTATAATACTGGCTATGTCTTTGAAGTTAGGGAATACCCAGGCAGGGATGTCCAAGAACCTATCACACAAACACTGGTTAGAGGTCCTAGGGAAGGTTTTACGGAAAATCTTATAGATAATTTGGCATTAATTAGAAAGAGGGTAAAAACCCCTGATTTAAAAATAGAAAGATTTGAATTAGGTCACTTAACTAAAACTTCAGTGGCAATTGCTTATATTGAAAATCTCATCGACCCCAAAGTTTTAGAAGAGGTAAAGGTGAGATTAACAGCAATTGAAATTGATGCTGTGATCGATTCCAGTGCCATTGAACAGCTAATTGAAGATAGTAGTTTTTCACCCTTTCCCCAAATAGGTAATACAGAAAGACCTGATGCAGTAGCAGCATCGTTGATAGAAGGGAGGGTTTGTATTGTTGTAGATGGCTCCCCCTTTGTCTTAATTGTACCCCAAGTCCTCGTCGATATGTTACATATTACCGAAGATTATTACGAAAGATTTTATTTTTCCACAGCAATTAGATTACTCCGCTATTTAGCCTTTGCCCTCTCCCTGTTAGGGCCTTCGTTATATGTTGCTATCACCACTTTCCACCATGAAATGATACCTACAAAGTTATTAGTCAGTATCGCCGCTGCCCGCCAAGGTGTTCCTTTTCCAGCAGTGCTGGAAGCATTGATGATGGAGATAGCCTTTGAAGCATTGCGGGAAGCTGGGGTCCGCCTACCTAAACCCGTAGGTCAAGCGGTAAGCATTGTAGGGGCCTTAGTTATTGGAGAAGCGGCGGTACAGGCTGGCTTAGTATCTCAAATTATGGTAATAGTCGTTGCCGGTACAGGTATTGCATCCTTCACCGTTCCCGCCTTTAACATAGGGATTGCCATTAGGTTATTGAAAATTCCCATATTGCTATTGTCATCGGTACTGGGACTATTTGGTGTCAGTATAGCTGTCATCGCAATTTCAATACATTTATCTACATTAAGATCCTTTGGTGTCCCATATTTGTCACCAATTGCCCCATTAACTTTACAAGATAATAAAGATGTTCTGTTACGGGGACCGATCTGGTGGATAAACCAGCGGCCAACTTATATCGTTAAAAATAATGTAGTAAAACTTAAAGGGAGCAAAGCTATGAAACCCCATAAGCCTAAGGCAGAGGAGGGAAATAATGAAGGTTAA
- a CDS encoding Ger(x)C family spore germination protein — translation MKVKKAVKIISILCLLLVSTGCWDSIELDDLGIVVAMGIDKEEEGFTMTLQIIKPQPKGQDGNEGKIWVGASSGQTLFDASKNFRAKVPARLTFMHNQIIIIGEKAAKDGLDDIIDFLSRNREIRYKSWVIITQGEAKKVLQLTPGLQPTLFEEIIGLIENKDEWAKQETSTIKDFLISFSNPYKDIVTARLILVDPEVMGSQQEEVDQMSSATVTMQKKIILDGASVIKGSKLSGWMTKTETRSYLFLKGKASEAIIVVPYKDGEISVEIGEVKSKFTPKFKKGKPLVEVEIKGLGRIGETNVPLDFFDIYEISKVEKILNQRIEGELKNSIEKFQGQYNADILGIGDMYFRSHTSWWGKNQHKWFKGLYQEVIFDIKVDIKIDNSGFLIQPVLGGN, via the coding sequence ATGAAGGTTAAAAAAGCAGTTAAAATAATATCAATTTTGTGTTTACTATTAGTAAGCACTGGTTGTTGGGATAGTATTGAATTAGACGATTTAGGTATAGTGGTAGCCATGGGAATAGATAAGGAAGAGGAAGGATTTACCATGACATTACAAATAATTAAACCTCAACCCAAAGGCCAAGATGGCAATGAAGGGAAAATTTGGGTTGGTGCAAGTAGTGGTCAGACCCTTTTTGATGCCAGTAAAAACTTCCGGGCAAAGGTTCCTGCCCGCTTAACCTTTATGCACAATCAAATAATTATTATTGGAGAAAAAGCAGCTAAAGATGGGCTAGATGATATAATCGATTTTTTGTCTAGAAATAGGGAAATTCGCTACAAATCTTGGGTAATTATAACCCAAGGGGAAGCAAAAAAAGTATTACAGTTAACCCCAGGTCTTCAGCCAACTTTGTTTGAAGAAATAATTGGATTGATAGAAAATAAAGATGAATGGGCAAAACAAGAAACAAGCACTATTAAAGATTTTCTCATAAGTTTTAGTAATCCCTATAAAGATATAGTTACAGCGAGATTGATACTAGTTGACCCTGAAGTAATGGGATCACAGCAAGAAGAAGTAGACCAGATGTCTTCTGCTACAGTTACAATGCAAAAAAAAATAATCCTTGATGGAGCTTCTGTAATTAAAGGAAGTAAATTATCTGGATGGATGACAAAAACAGAAACAAGAAGTTACCTTTTTTTAAAAGGGAAAGCATCAGAAGCCATAATAGTTGTGCCATATAAAGATGGAGAAATTTCAGTTGAAATAGGAGAAGTAAAATCAAAATTTACTCCTAAATTTAAAAAGGGTAAACCTCTAGTGGAAGTTGAGATAAAAGGATTAGGTAGGATTGGTGAAACTAATGTGCCATTAGACTTTTTCGATATCTATGAAATTTCAAAGGTAGAAAAGATCCTTAACCAAAGGATAGAAGGAGAACTTAAAAATTCAATAGAAAAGTTTCAAGGTCAGTACAATGCAGATATTTTAGGGATAGGGGATATGTATTTTCGCTCCCATACCAGTTGGTGGGGGAAAAATCAACATAAATGGTTTAAAGGGTTATATCAAGAGGTCATTTTTGATATAAAAGTTGATATCAAAATAGATAATTCAGGATTCTTAATTCAACCTGTTTTAGGAGGTAATTAA